The following proteins are encoded in a genomic region of Nonomuraea muscovyensis:
- a CDS encoding sensor histidine kinase: MMNYPFPPALLLLRWAIHGTFAILLVIAVAGVVRQEHVGLALGGLLLGVLYAAGILIEGWLTRLRPAHLWPARLWLLAITLGWAALALSGPQFVWLAFPLFFACLHLLPLAIALPGVAVLTVAAIAAAGWHAGGISAAQIIGPTIGAAVATLMALVYKALHAESEERRRLIDDLVSTRGRLVSAERDAARLAERERLAREIHDTLAQGMSSIILLLRAARRDLAGEPEAAGRRIAEAERAAQENLEEARNFVRALAPPALRQSSLAAALRMIGDSISAAAATQVRFEVSGTPVALPADYDVALLRIAQGALGNVSRHAGAEHAGVTLTFLDDMVVLDVYDDGRGFDPRCPSGPTAGTGYGLLAMRDRVSALGGTLTVESVPGEGTAIAATLPLPAREVR; encoded by the coding sequence ATGATGAACTACCCGTTCCCGCCCGCGCTTCTGCTGCTCCGCTGGGCCATTCACGGCACGTTCGCCATCCTGCTGGTGATCGCGGTCGCCGGCGTCGTCAGGCAGGAGCACGTCGGTCTCGCACTGGGCGGCCTGCTCCTGGGCGTCCTCTACGCGGCCGGAATCCTCATCGAGGGATGGCTGACGCGCCTGCGGCCGGCACACCTGTGGCCGGCGCGCCTGTGGCTGCTGGCGATCACGCTCGGCTGGGCGGCGCTCGCCCTGTCCGGACCGCAGTTCGTCTGGCTGGCCTTCCCTCTCTTCTTCGCCTGCCTGCACCTGCTGCCGTTGGCGATCGCGCTGCCCGGGGTGGCCGTGCTGACCGTGGCCGCCATCGCGGCGGCGGGCTGGCACGCGGGCGGCATATCCGCCGCCCAGATCATCGGCCCGACCATCGGCGCGGCCGTGGCCACGCTCATGGCGCTGGTCTACAAGGCGCTCCACGCCGAGAGCGAGGAACGCCGCCGGCTCATCGACGATCTGGTCAGCACCCGGGGCAGACTCGTGTCAGCCGAACGCGACGCGGCCCGGCTGGCCGAGCGCGAGCGCCTGGCCCGCGAGATCCACGACACCCTGGCCCAGGGCATGTCCAGCATCATCCTGCTGCTGCGCGCCGCCCGCCGTGACCTGGCCGGCGAGCCGGAAGCGGCCGGGCGACGCATCGCCGAGGCCGAACGCGCCGCGCAGGAGAACCTGGAGGAGGCGCGCAACTTCGTCCGGGCACTGGCCCCGCCCGCCCTGCGGCAGTCCTCGCTGGCCGCCGCGCTGCGCATGATCGGTGACTCGATCTCGGCCGCCGCCGCCACCCAGGTGCGCTTCGAGGTGTCGGGCACGCCGGTCGCGCTGCCCGCCGATTACGACGTGGCGTTGCTGCGCATCGCACAGGGCGCCCTGGGCAATGTCAGCCGCCATGCGGGAGCCGAACACGCCGGCGTCACGCTCACCTTTCTGGACGACATGGTCGTGCTGGACGTCTACGACGACGGCCGCGGGTTCGACCCCCGGTGTCCCTCCGGTCCGACGGCGGGAACCGGATACGGTCTGCTGGCCATGCGCGACCGCGTGTCCGCGCTGGGCGGCACCCTCACCGTCGAGTCGGTCCCCGGTGAAGGCACCGCCATCGCGGCCACGCTGCCGTTGCCCGCCCGGGAGGTGCGATGA